One Skermanella pratensis genomic window, CGGCCCCGCGCCCCGTTCGCCGGGCTGGTGTTCGACCGGCCCGCCGTCATGGGCATCGTCAACGTCACTCCCGACAGTTTCAGCGATGGCGGCGACTTCCTGGACCATGACCGCGCCGTCGCGCAGGGAACGGCGCTTCTGGAAGCCGGGGCCGACATCCTGGACGTGGGCGGCGAGTCGACGAGGCCGGGGGCCGACCCGGTTCCCGTGGAAGAGGAGGTCCGGCGGGTCGTGCCGGTCATCCGGCACTTCGCGGAGCGGGGGGCAATCGTGTCGATCGACACCCGCCACGCCTCCGTCATGGCGGCGGCGCTGGAGGCGGGAGCCGCGATCATCAACGACGTCACGGCCCTGACCGGCGATCCCGGCAGCCTCGACGTCGCGGCCGGGGCGGGAGCGCCCGTCGTCCTGATGCATATGCGCGGCGAGCCCCGGACCATGCAGCAGGCGCCGGAGTATGCGGACGCGCCGACGGACGTTTACGCCTATCTCGCCGAGCGGGTCGCCGCCTGCCTCGAAGCCGGGATGTCCGCCGGCAATCTCTGCGTCGATCCGGGCATCGGCTTCGGCAAGACCGTCGAGCACAATCTGCAGATCCTGCGCCACACCGCGCTGTTCCACGGCCTGGGCGTGCCGCTGCTGATCGGTCTGTCCCGCAAGCGCTTCATCGCGTCGCTCAGCCGGGGCGAGGCACCGAAGGAGCGGCTGGCCGGCTCGCTGGCCGGGGCGCTGGCCGGCTTCGACCAGGGGGCGCAGATCCTCCGCGTCCACGACGTCGCGGAGACCTGCCAGGCCCGTGCGCTCTGGGCGGGTCTGCACCTTCGGCGGATTTGAAGCCCAAGGCTTGGCTATCGCCAGGTTTTTCGGTTAAGAACGGCATGACTGTTCGAGAGGAATGATGACCCGTAAACTGTTCGGCACCGATGGCATCCGCGGTACGGCCAACATAGAGCCGATGACCGCCGAAACCGCCCTCAAGGTCGCCATGGCGACGGCGGTCCAGTTCCATCGCGGCGATCACCGGCATCTGGCGGTGATCGGCAAGGACACCCGCCTGTCCGGTTACATGCTGGAGCCGGCGCTGACCGCGGGGCTGATCGCCATGGGCATGGACGTCGTGCTGGTCGGGCCGATGCCCACGCCGGCGGTCGCGATGCTGACCCGGAGCCTGCGCGCCGATCTCGGCATCATGATCTCGGCATCCCACAATCCGTTCCAGGACAACGGCATCAAGCTGTTCGGCCCCGACGGCTACAAGCTTTCCGACGAGGTCGAGGCGGAGATCGAGAGCCGCCTGGCCGATCCCCTGGGCTCGTCGCTGGTCAAGCCGGCGGCGCTGGGCCGGGCGAGCCGCCTGGAGGACGCCAGCGGCCGATACATCGAGTTCGTCAAGAACACCTTCCCGCGCGGGCTTCGGCTGGACGGGCTCAAGATCGTGGTCGATTGCGCCAACGGCGCGGCCTACAAGGTCGCGCCCAAGGTCCTGTGGGAGCTCGGGGCGGAGGTCGTCTCGGTCGGCGTCAAGCCGGACGGCATCAACATCAACCGCCAGTGCGGGGCCATCGAGCCCCAGATGCTCCAGAGCGAGGTGGTCGCCAACGGCGCGGACCTCGGCATCGCGCTGGACGGCGACGCGGATCGGCTGATCCTGGTGGACGAGAAGGGCCGTCAGATCGACGGCGACCAGGTGATGGGTCTGGTCGGGCGGTCGTGGTGCGAGTCCGGCAAGCTGAAGGGCAACGGCGTGGTCGCCACCGTGATGTCCAACCTGGGCCTGGAGCGATCCCTGAAGGGGCTCGGGCTCGACCTCGTGCGGACACCGGTCGGCGACCGCTACGTCGTCGAGCACATGCGCGAGCACGGCTTCAATGTCGGCGGCGAACAGTCGGGCCACATCGTGCTGAGCGACTACGGCACCACCGGCGACGGGCTGATCGCCGCGCTCCAGGTCCTGGCCGTGATCCAGGAAAGCGGCCGGCGCGTCAGCGACGTCTGCCGGGTGTTCGAGCCGGTGCCCCAGCTTCTGAAGAACGTCCGGTTCGAGGGCGGCGCGGCACCGCTGGAAGACGGGCAGGTCAAGGCGGCGATCCGGGACGGGGAGGCGCGGCTGAGCGGCTCCGGCCGGCTGCTGATCCGCAAGTCCGGGACCGAGCCGGTTATTCGCGTAATGGCCGAAGGCGACGATGAAGCCTTGGTTAATGCCGTCGTGGGGGATATCGTTCAGCGGATCCAGGAAGCGGCGGTGCGGCAACAGGAAGCGGCTGAATGAGGGGAAGGGTCTTGATCGTCGCCGGCTCCGACAGCGGAGGCGGCGCCGGTATCCAGGGCGACATCAAGACGGTGACGGCGCTGACCGGCTATGCCGCGACCGCCATCACCGCGCTGACGGCGCAGAACACCCTGGGCGTGTTCGGCATCCATCCGGTGCCGGTGGAGTTCATCGCCCAGCAGATGCGGCTGGTCCTGGAGGATATCGGGGCCGACGCGATCAAGACCGGCATGCTCCATAGCGGGGAGGTGATCGACACGGTCGCCGACGTGCTGGACGAGCTCGGCGGCGACATCCCGCTGGTGGTCGATCCGGTGATGGTCGCCAAGGGCGGGGCCATGCTGCTCGATCCGGACGCCAGCCACGCGCTTCAACGCCGGTTGCTGCCCCGTGCCGACGTGATCACGCCCAACATCCCGGAAGCCCAGGTGCTGAGCGGCCTGGAGATCCTGGACCTGGACGACATGCGCCACGCGGCCAACCTGATGCTCAGCTACGGTCCCAAGGCCGTGCTCCTGAAGGGCGGCCACATGGAGGGCGAGACGGTCACCGACCTGCTGGTGACCAACGACGGTGAGGAGGTCTTCACCTCGCGCCGGATCGACACCCGCCATACCCACGGCACCGGCTGCACGCTGGCATCCGCGATCGCGACCGGCCTCGCCCAGCGGCTGACCCTGCCGGAGGCGGTGACCCGCGCCCGGAACTATGTGGACCAGGCGATCCGTCAGGCCCCGGGGTATGGCGGCGGCCACGGCCCGCTGAACCATGCCTGGACGGTCGCGGACGGGTTCTGACAAGGCCCGATCACACCATCGAAACCGTCGCCCCGACCGGGCTGCACAGCAGGTCGGCGATCACCTCCAGCCCGTGGCGCACGTCCTCGCGGCGGGCCGGCATCGACAAGCCGACGCGAACCGCGTGGGGGGCGGCGCCCCGGCCGACCATGAAAACGTCGGCGCCGGTCACGATGATGCCCCGGCTGCGGGTTTCGGCCACGAAATCCTCCCGCCGCCAGGGTTCGGGAAGCTTCAGCCAGAGATGCTGCCCGACCGAGGGTACCGCGACGGCGGGGCCGTCGCGCAGGATCTCCGCCGCCATGGCGTGGCGCGCGCGGCATTCCCGGCACTGGGTCTCGGCGAAACGGTCGGCGCTGCCGTCCTCGATCCAGCGGGTCGCC contains:
- the thiD gene encoding bifunctional hydroxymethylpyrimidine kinase/phosphomethylpyrimidine kinase codes for the protein MRGRVLIVAGSDSGGGAGIQGDIKTVTALTGYAATAITALTAQNTLGVFGIHPVPVEFIAQQMRLVLEDIGADAIKTGMLHSGEVIDTVADVLDELGGDIPLVVDPVMVAKGGAMLLDPDASHALQRRLLPRADVITPNIPEAQVLSGLEILDLDDMRHAANLMLSYGPKAVLLKGGHMEGETVTDLLVTNDGEEVFTSRRIDTRHTHGTGCTLASAIATGLAQRLTLPEAVTRARNYVDQAIRQAPGYGGGHGPLNHAWTVADGF
- the folP gene encoding dihydropteroate synthase; translation: MAPMGMEPATSPGSLRGFCLSAERSGASVYLRPLGILGHEAAGRAVEAGTALPLAGGPLAFGTVEVIARADGAGTGGIERAIGPIGELAGLAPAADLLDALSRPRAPFAGLVFDRPAVMGIVNVTPDSFSDGGDFLDHDRAVAQGTALLEAGADILDVGGESTRPGADPVPVEEEVRRVVPVIRHFAERGAIVSIDTRHASVMAAALEAGAAIINDVTALTGDPGSLDVAAGAGAPVVLMHMRGEPRTMQQAPEYADAPTDVYAYLAERVAACLEAGMSAGNLCVDPGIGFGKTVEHNLQILRHTALFHGLGVPLLIGLSRKRFIASLSRGEAPKERLAGSLAGALAGFDQGAQILRVHDVAETCQARALWAGLHLRRI
- the glmM gene encoding phosphoglucosamine mutase, with the translated sequence MMTRKLFGTDGIRGTANIEPMTAETALKVAMATAVQFHRGDHRHLAVIGKDTRLSGYMLEPALTAGLIAMGMDVVLVGPMPTPAVAMLTRSLRADLGIMISASHNPFQDNGIKLFGPDGYKLSDEVEAEIESRLADPLGSSLVKPAALGRASRLEDASGRYIEFVKNTFPRGLRLDGLKIVVDCANGAAYKVAPKVLWELGAEVVSVGVKPDGININRQCGAIEPQMLQSEVVANGADLGIALDGDADRLILVDEKGRQIDGDQVMGLVGRSWCESGKLKGNGVVATVMSNLGLERSLKGLGLDLVRTPVGDRYVVEHMREHGFNVGGEQSGHIVLSDYGTTGDGLIAALQVLAVIQESGRRVSDVCRVFEPVPQLLKNVRFEGGAAPLEDGQVKAAIRDGEARLSGSGRLLIRKSGTEPVIRVMAEGDDEALVNAVVGDIVQRIQEAAVRQQEAAE